The following are encoded in a window of Qipengyuania soli genomic DNA:
- the ubiA gene encoding 4-hydroxybenzoate octaprenyltransferase: MSDAAAPEIVPDTEHRGIIARLPQLPRDLAQLARFDRPIGWWLLFWPCAWGVWLTGAGWQVELVLWLLLGSIAMRGAGCVYNDIVDADLDRQVARTAVRPVASGRVSKKLARVWLLALCLVGLLVLLQLRPLAQGVALASVALVAAYPFMKRITWWPQAWLGMVFTWGLLVGWTELRADNWDALAAMYAGAALWVIGYDTIYALQDREDDALVGIRSSALRMGAHVRSGVAGCYAGAIGLWALAFWLYRADWVALLALLPAAGHLAWQVVTLDPEDGANPLDRFRSNRWTGALVAIACFIVGNA, from the coding sequence ATGAGCGACGCCGCTGCCCCCGAAATCGTCCCTGACACCGAGCACCGCGGGATCATTGCGCGCCTGCCGCAGCTGCCGCGTGACCTGGCCCAGCTTGCCCGCTTCGATCGCCCCATCGGGTGGTGGCTGTTATTCTGGCCGTGTGCATGGGGCGTGTGGCTGACAGGAGCGGGGTGGCAGGTCGAACTGGTGCTCTGGTTGCTGCTCGGCAGTATCGCCATGCGCGGGGCGGGGTGCGTCTACAACGACATTGTCGATGCCGACCTTGACCGGCAGGTGGCACGTACGGCAGTGAGGCCGGTGGCAAGCGGACGGGTATCGAAGAAGCTGGCAAGGGTATGGCTGCTCGCGCTCTGCCTCGTCGGCCTTCTGGTGCTGCTTCAGCTGCGACCGCTGGCGCAGGGCGTCGCGCTGGCGAGCGTTGCACTTGTGGCGGCCTATCCCTTCATGAAGCGGATCACTTGGTGGCCACAGGCGTGGCTCGGCATGGTGTTCACCTGGGGGCTGCTGGTCGGCTGGACGGAATTGCGGGCCGACAACTGGGATGCGCTTGCCGCAATGTATGCGGGCGCGGCGCTGTGGGTGATCGGCTATGACACGATCTACGCTCTGCAGGATCGCGAGGACGACGCGCTGGTCGGCATTCGGTCTTCCGCCTTGCGCATGGGCGCGCATGTGAGGAGCGGCGTTGCCGGATGCTATGCCGGGGCGATCGGGCTCTGGGCGCTGGCCTTCTGGCTTTATCGCGCGGACTGGGTGGCGCTGCTCGCCTTGCTGCCGGCTGCGGGCCACCTTGCCTGGCAGGTCGTGACGCTCGATCCAGAGGACGGTGCCAATCCGCTCGACCGTTTCCGTTCCAACCGCTGGACGGGCGCACTGGTCGCGATCGCCTGCTTCATCGTGGGGAACGCCTGA
- a CDS encoding SOS response-associated peptidase — protein MCNLYRMTKNKDEVAKWFDVVNELGGANFGDEVYPGYPGAVVEGGRLRQMSWGFPLVLKGKNGQPLKPKPVNNARTDKLSGFFWRYSFEERRCIIPVTAWAEAEGKKGSMTRSWLSRPDAELFAVAGIWRTSEEWGDVYSMVMTDAAGLAAEVHTRMPVLLAEDDIATWTGGTPQEAIALCRPWQGELTLDRTGEPWSGRGQVGLL, from the coding sequence ATGTGCAACCTCTACCGCATGACCAAGAACAAGGACGAGGTCGCCAAGTGGTTCGACGTGGTCAACGAACTGGGCGGCGCGAACTTCGGTGACGAGGTCTATCCCGGATACCCGGGCGCAGTCGTCGAGGGAGGGCGCTTGCGCCAGATGAGCTGGGGTTTCCCGCTGGTGCTGAAGGGCAAGAACGGCCAGCCGCTGAAGCCCAAGCCGGTCAACAATGCCCGCACCGACAAGCTCTCCGGCTTCTTCTGGCGCTACAGCTTCGAGGAACGGCGCTGCATCATCCCGGTGACGGCATGGGCCGAGGCCGAGGGGAAGAAGGGATCGATGACCCGCAGCTGGCTCTCGCGCCCCGATGCGGAACTCTTCGCAGTTGCGGGCATCTGGCGCACCAGCGAGGAATGGGGCGATGTCTACTCCATGGTGATGACCGATGCCGCCGGCCTCGCCGCAGAGGTTCACACGCGCATGCCGGTGCTGCTGGCCGAGGACGATATCGCCACCTGGACGGGTGGGACTCCGCAAGAAGCGATTGCCTTGTGCCGTCCGTGGCAGGGCGAACTCACCCTCGACCGTACGGGGGAGCCGTGGTCCGGTCGTGGACAAGTCGGCTTGCTCTGA
- a CDS encoding metal-dependent hydrolase family protein gives MKLAACASALALFVAAPLAAETVAVTADRLLDVESGKYIADPVVVIVDGKVSAVTSGGAVPDGATHIDLAGKTLLPGLIDMHVHLDGRPEYGGYTGLQFTDNFATVLGVVNAEKMLQVGFTTVRNVGDTNYDVKAVDEAIEEGWVQGPRIVTANYALGATGGHCDETYLPPSFGAKSPGVADSPEEFRLRVREQRKYGAEVIKVCATGGVFSRNTEPGQQQLHEEELRAIAEEAHFWGLKVAAHAHGAAGIKAAIKAGIDTIEHASLIDDEGIRLAKQHGTWLSMDIYNTDYTQRVGRSNGTLEDNLRKDREIAQAQRDNFRKAHQAGVGMVFGSDAGVMPHEEVGGQFAVMVEYGMTPIEAIRAATVNAAQALGQAGQVGVVKPGSWGDLIAVSGDPLVDVGELADVDAVVKSGVRVK, from the coding sequence ATGAAGCTTGCCGCCTGCGCCTCCGCGCTTGCCCTTTTCGTAGCCGCTCCGCTCGCTGCCGAAACGGTGGCCGTCACCGCCGACCGGTTGCTCGATGTCGAGAGCGGCAAGTACATCGCCGATCCGGTCGTGGTTATCGTCGACGGGAAGGTTTCGGCGGTGACGTCGGGCGGCGCGGTGCCGGATGGCGCGACGCATATCGACCTTGCCGGCAAGACCCTGTTGCCCGGCCTCATCGACATGCACGTCCACCTCGACGGGCGGCCCGAGTACGGCGGCTACACCGGCCTCCAGTTCACCGATAATTTCGCAACCGTCCTGGGCGTAGTGAATGCCGAGAAGATGCTGCAGGTCGGCTTTACGACCGTCCGCAACGTCGGCGACACCAACTACGATGTGAAGGCCGTCGACGAAGCGATCGAGGAAGGCTGGGTGCAAGGACCGCGGATCGTCACCGCCAACTATGCGCTTGGCGCGACCGGCGGGCATTGCGACGAGACCTACCTGCCGCCGAGCTTCGGTGCGAAGAGCCCGGGTGTCGCCGATTCCCCCGAGGAATTCCGCCTGCGCGTGCGAGAGCAGCGCAAGTATGGCGCCGAAGTCATCAAGGTCTGCGCAACCGGTGGCGTGTTCAGCCGCAACACCGAACCGGGCCAGCAACAGCTCCACGAGGAGGAACTTCGCGCGATTGCCGAGGAAGCTCACTTCTGGGGCCTCAAGGTTGCCGCCCACGCGCATGGAGCTGCGGGAATCAAGGCGGCGATCAAGGCCGGGATCGACACGATCGAGCATGCCAGCCTGATCGACGATGAAGGTATCCGCCTCGCCAAGCAGCACGGCACCTGGCTGTCGATGGACATCTACAACACCGACTACACCCAGCGCGTGGGCCGTTCGAACGGCACGCTGGAGGACAATTTGCGCAAGGACCGCGAGATCGCGCAGGCCCAGCGCGACAATTTCCGCAAGGCACACCAGGCCGGCGTCGGCATGGTCTTCGGCAGCGATGCCGGGGTGATGCCGCACGAGGAAGTCGGCGGGCAGTTCGCGGTCATGGTCGAATACGGCATGACCCCGATCGAGGCGATCCGCGCAGCGACGGTCAATGCGGCGCAGGCACTCGGCCAGGCGGGTCAGGTCGGCGTGGTGAAGCCGGGATCATGGGGCGACCTGATCGCCGTATCGGGCGACCCGCTGGTAGACGTAGGCGAACTCGCCGACGTCGATGCGGTGGTCAAATCCGGTGTGCGGGTGAAGTAA
- a CDS encoding 16S rRNA (uracil(1498)-N(3))-methyltransferase gives MPATPAWPPKSAPRLFVDGPIALDLPVHVEGNQAHYLGKVMRVAPGDAVILCDDATGEWAAEVVEAGKRHVTLAPRELLREREPVPDFWLCPALLKKDRFDLVLEKATELGVARIVPVVTRRCVADKLNAERARAVATEAAEQCARTALPELGEPVKLDSLLRDWPQDRHLFFADENGGEPAADAFCYAEGPAALLVGPEGGFDEAERAAIRAHPASVAISLGPRILRGETAAIAGVAVWMAEAGDWIDEE, from the coding sequence ATGCCCGCAACACCCGCATGGCCGCCAAAGAGTGCTCCCCGCCTGTTCGTCGATGGTCCGATCGCCCTCGACTTGCCGGTGCATGTCGAAGGCAATCAGGCACATTACCTTGGCAAGGTGATGCGCGTCGCGCCCGGCGACGCCGTGATCCTGTGTGACGATGCGACCGGGGAATGGGCTGCGGAGGTGGTGGAGGCCGGCAAGCGCCACGTGACTCTCGCCCCACGCGAACTGCTGCGCGAGCGTGAGCCGGTGCCCGACTTCTGGCTCTGCCCGGCGCTCCTGAAGAAAGACCGCTTCGACCTCGTGCTCGAGAAGGCAACCGAGCTTGGCGTCGCGCGGATCGTACCCGTAGTCACGCGGCGCTGCGTTGCCGACAAACTCAACGCCGAACGCGCCCGTGCAGTCGCGACCGAGGCCGCCGAGCAGTGCGCCCGCACCGCCCTCCCCGAACTGGGCGAGCCGGTGAAGCTCGACAGCCTGCTGCGCGACTGGCCACAGGATCGCCACCTGTTCTTCGCCGACGAGAACGGCGGAGAGCCAGCCGCCGACGCATTCTGCTATGCCGAGGGGCCTGCTGCCCTGCTGGTCGGTCCCGAAGGCGGCTTCGACGAGGCAGAGCGTGCCGCGATCCGTGCCCATCCCGCCTCGGTCGCGATAAGTCTCGGCCCCCGTATCCTGCGCGGCGAAACGGCCGCGATAGCCGGCGTGGCAGTGTGGATGGCCGAGGCTGGCGACTGGATCGACGAAGAATAA
- a CDS encoding ArsR/SmtB family transcription factor has translation MTDTFVALSDPTRRLLLDRLSEEGGLTLSDLSEDLPMTRQAVAKHLAVLEAAELVASERDGRCKRHYLNPVPLAKMARRWLGRFEDVPMGAIAGFRSQRAVTSPAHRI, from the coding sequence ATGACGGACACCTTCGTCGCCCTTTCCGATCCCACACGCCGGCTCCTGCTGGACCGGCTGAGCGAGGAAGGCGGGCTAACGCTGTCCGACCTTTCCGAAGACCTGCCGATGACCCGACAGGCGGTGGCCAAGCACCTGGCGGTGCTCGAGGCGGCCGAACTTGTCGCAAGCGAGCGGGACGGGCGGTGCAAGCGGCACTACCTCAATCCCGTACCGCTGGCGAAAATGGCCCGCCGCTGGCTCGGCCGGTTCGAGGATGTACCGATGGGTGCGATTGCGGGTTTTCGCTCGCAGCGCGCTGTTACTTCACCCGCACACCGGATTTGA
- a CDS encoding putative quinol monooxygenase codes for MIQINGTIKLAGDAGQDVIDAVVAMVRASRAEDGCYDYTFARDLADPDTLILFERWRDREALAAHGASAHMKEFQKVMAANPPVARDLRMYETDEGQPLG; via the coding sequence ATGATCCAAATAAACGGTACCATCAAGCTGGCAGGCGATGCGGGACAGGACGTGATCGATGCGGTGGTGGCGATGGTCCGCGCCAGCCGCGCGGAAGATGGCTGCTACGATTACACCTTCGCCCGCGACCTCGCCGATCCCGATACGCTGATCCTGTTCGAACGCTGGCGCGATCGTGAAGCACTCGCCGCGCACGGGGCTTCGGCGCACATGAAGGAATTCCAGAAGGTCATGGCGGCGAACCCGCCGGTCGCGCGTGACCTCAGGATGTACGAGACGGACGAAGGCCAACCGCTCGGCTGA
- a CDS encoding SixA phosphatase family protein: MKILGLLRHAKSDWGKSDKRDFDRGLNDRGHRGAQVIGDHIRDHGVKWDLLLASPAERVKLTLADALPDLEPVWDERLYLAGTDTICDVIREHGGDAKAVLVSGHNPGLGDMVFEMVSPKNENALFDEAKVKFPTAAYAVFELAIDDWADLREGCGTLVHFARPRDLDPELGPEY, translated from the coding sequence GTGAAGATCCTCGGCCTATTGCGGCATGCCAAGTCCGACTGGGGGAAAAGCGACAAGCGCGATTTCGACCGGGGCCTCAACGATCGCGGCCACCGCGGCGCGCAGGTCATCGGCGACCATATCCGCGACCATGGGGTCAAGTGGGACCTGCTCCTCGCCAGCCCGGCCGAGCGTGTGAAGCTGACCCTCGCCGATGCCCTGCCCGACCTCGAACCCGTGTGGGACGAACGGCTCTATCTCGCCGGCACCGACACGATCTGCGACGTGATCCGCGAGCATGGCGGCGACGCGAAGGCAGTGCTGGTGTCAGGTCACAACCCTGGCCTCGGCGACATGGTCTTCGAGATGGTCTCACCGAAAAACGAAAACGCCCTGTTCGACGAGGCCAAGGTCAAGTTCCCCACCGCCGCCTACGCCGTGTTCGAACTCGCCATCGACGACTGGGCCGACCTGCGCGAAGGCTGCGGCACGCTGGTCCATTTCGCGCGGCCGAGAGACTTGGACCCGGAGCTGGGGCCGGAGTACTAG
- a CDS encoding acyltransferase family protein produces MKLRHRENVLTLRREFEMTITQAGDRKTFETLNGMRGIAALAVATMHIQWFLGPLHPAIVSVVVDFFFVLSGFVIAYSYEAELVNGYPRRSFLLARLIRLYPLFFLGLLLGAISKAIFEFPDNPVVYWGNVGFNLFMLPYPLPYPQQYDDLYPLNYPAWSIFYEGIAYILFALLIRRLTDRWLVCVILAGLAALIYTGIVEGTLDRGTWRPSVIGGLARVTFSFFAGVALHRLWLRRPTKWALHPVLLFALLIVPLLWRPDAVAVWGWLYELLVIAVWMPMMVWLGAGSTAKGRWHKICAVLGVVSYPLYILHATVYPYVFHYNDPDSPVFFEQHAPWPALSVILLLCLASWLLAVYVDLPFRRRLIRALLPQRSPQPAKNENAMEGDPEIRS; encoded by the coding sequence GTGAAACTGCGCCATCGTGAGAACGTTCTCACACTTCGTCGCGAGTTCGAGATGACAATAACCCAAGCCGGCGATCGCAAGACCTTCGAAACCCTGAACGGTATGCGCGGAATTGCCGCTCTGGCTGTTGCGACAATGCACATACAATGGTTTCTGGGGCCACTTCACCCGGCCATCGTCTCTGTGGTCGTAGATTTTTTCTTCGTCCTGAGCGGTTTCGTCATCGCCTACTCATACGAGGCCGAACTGGTGAACGGTTACCCGCGCCGCAGTTTTCTGCTGGCACGGTTGATCCGACTTTACCCGTTGTTCTTTCTGGGCCTGCTGCTCGGCGCGATTTCGAAGGCGATCTTCGAGTTTCCAGACAACCCCGTAGTCTATTGGGGCAACGTCGGTTTCAACCTCTTCATGCTGCCGTATCCGCTCCCATACCCACAGCAGTACGACGATCTGTACCCGCTGAATTATCCGGCCTGGTCGATCTTTTACGAGGGCATCGCATACATCCTCTTCGCACTGCTCATTCGACGCCTGACTGATCGTTGGCTGGTCTGCGTCATCTTGGCCGGCCTCGCCGCACTCATTTACACCGGGATCGTTGAAGGCACTCTCGACAGGGGAACCTGGCGACCAAGCGTGATTGGTGGGTTGGCGCGCGTGACGTTTTCCTTTTTTGCAGGCGTTGCGCTTCACCGCCTTTGGCTAAGGAGGCCCACAAAATGGGCTTTGCATCCAGTGTTGCTGTTTGCGCTACTGATCGTGCCCCTCCTGTGGCGCCCGGATGCAGTCGCGGTATGGGGCTGGCTCTACGAATTGCTGGTCATCGCGGTCTGGATGCCAATGATGGTCTGGCTCGGCGCTGGAAGCACGGCAAAAGGGAGATGGCACAAGATTTGCGCTGTTCTCGGAGTGGTCAGCTACCCACTCTATATCCTGCACGCGACGGTTTACCCTTACGTGTTCCACTACAATGACCCGGACAGTCCCGTGTTCTTCGAACAACACGCCCCATGGCCAGCTTTGAGCGTGATCCTGCTCCTTTGCCTCGCGTCATGGTTGCTGGCAGTCTATGTCGATCTTCCATTCCGCAGACGGTTGATCCGCGCGCTTCTGCCGCAACGCTCCCCGCAGCCAGCCAAAAATGAAAATGCAATGGAAGGTGATCCAGAGATCCGGTCGTAG
- a CDS encoding VOC family protein: protein MAHGNIEHVNITVTDPERSKTLFEDLLGWKERWRGPSLMGGRTIHVGDAHNYVAIYTNDAAKGGFAKGVPLNHVGLQVDDLDAAEKVVLGHGLETFSHSEYDPGPRSFYFFDWDGIEFEVVSYE from the coding sequence ATGGCCCACGGCAATATCGAACACGTCAACATCACCGTTACCGACCCCGAACGCAGCAAGACCCTGTTCGAGGACCTGCTCGGGTGGAAGGAGCGGTGGCGCGGTCCCTCGCTGATGGGCGGGCGGACGATCCACGTCGGCGATGCGCACAATTACGTCGCCATCTACACCAACGATGCAGCTAAGGGCGGTTTCGCCAAGGGCGTGCCGCTGAACCACGTTGGCCTGCAGGTCGACGATCTCGACGCCGCCGAGAAGGTTGTGCTCGGCCACGGGCTCGAGACTTTCAGCCACAGCGAGTACGATCCGGGGCCGAGGAGCTTCTACTTCTTCGACTGGGACGGCATCGAATTCGAGGTGGTGAGCTATGAATGA
- the soxR gene encoding redox-sensitive transcriptional activator SoxR — translation MKANDLLTIGELAARTGLSVSAIRYYEDKGLVEPWRTNGNQRRFLRSDIRRLSFIMIAQKLGLSLSEIEEAMKRLPQGRTPNAADWKRISGTIRQRIDAQIAQLEKVREDLDGCIGCGCLSLKKCALFNAGDKWAEKGAGPRVLL, via the coding sequence ATGAAAGCGAACGACCTTTTGACCATCGGCGAACTCGCTGCGCGCACGGGCCTGAGTGTCTCGGCGATCCGGTATTACGAGGACAAGGGGCTGGTCGAGCCCTGGCGGACCAATGGCAATCAACGCCGCTTCCTGCGCAGCGACATCCGCCGGCTGAGCTTCATCATGATCGCACAGAAGCTGGGCCTGTCGCTGTCGGAGATCGAGGAGGCGATGAAGCGCCTGCCGCAGGGGCGCACGCCCAATGCCGCCGACTGGAAACGCATCAGCGGCACCATCCGCCAGCGCATCGACGCGCAAATCGCCCAGTTGGAGAAAGTGCGCGAGGACCTCGACGGCTGTATCGGCTGCGGCTGCCTCAGCCTGAAGAAATGCGCGCTGTTCAATGCCGGCGACAAGTGGGCCGAAAAGGGTGCGGGGCCGCGGGTGCTGCTTTGA
- a CDS encoding glutamate--cysteine ligase: MSTRDTSAKDDPIIESRDQLVQPMQQGEKPKDAWRIGTEHEKLVYCRKTFKAPSYDEPGGIRDILMALTEFGWEPVEENGKVIAMRGEDGTVSLEPAGQLELSGAPLENLHQTCAETGRHLQQVKEVGERFDVGFLGLGMWPDKTREELPIMPKGRYDIMLRHMPRVGSLGLDMMLRTCTIQVNLDYSSEADMAQKFRTSLALQPLATALFANSPFLEGKPNGYLSYRSHIWSDTDPHRTGMIPFVFDEDFGYERYVDYMLDVPMYFVFRDGKYIDAAGLSFRDFLDGKLSVLPGEKPTQSDWWDHLSTAFPEVRLKSFLEMRGADGGPWSRICALPAFWVGLLYDQGALDAAWDLVKGWSMDEREALRNAVPKLALDAEIPGGGKLRDLAREVLKISRAGLTARGKLNSSGDNETGFLETLDEIVASGKVPAQVLLDRYNGEWGGDIKRVYKYSF; encoded by the coding sequence ATGAGCACACGCGACACATCCGCCAAGGACGATCCCATCATCGAGTCGCGTGACCAGTTGGTCCAGCCAATGCAGCAGGGCGAGAAGCCCAAGGACGCCTGGCGCATCGGTACCGAGCACGAAAAGCTCGTCTACTGCCGCAAGACCTTCAAGGCCCCCTCCTATGACGAGCCCGGCGGCATCCGCGACATCCTGATGGCACTGACCGAGTTCGGTTGGGAACCGGTTGAAGAGAACGGCAAGGTTATCGCCATGCGCGGCGAGGACGGCACCGTGAGCCTTGAGCCCGCCGGACAGCTGGAACTGTCGGGCGCGCCGCTGGAAAACCTGCACCAGACCTGCGCCGAAACCGGACGGCACCTACAGCAGGTGAAGGAAGTCGGTGAGCGCTTCGATGTCGGCTTCCTTGGCCTCGGAATGTGGCCAGACAAGACCCGCGAAGAACTGCCGATCATGCCCAAGGGCCGCTACGACATCATGCTGCGGCACATGCCGCGCGTCGGCAGCCTTGGCCTCGACATGATGCTGCGCACCTGCACGATCCAGGTGAACCTCGACTATTCGTCCGAAGCCGACATGGCGCAGAAGTTCCGCACCAGTCTCGCGCTCCAGCCGCTTGCTACCGCGCTCTTCGCCAACTCGCCCTTCCTCGAAGGGAAACCCAACGGTTACCTGTCGTATCGCAGCCATATCTGGAGCGACACCGACCCCCACCGCACCGGCATGATCCCCTTCGTGTTCGACGAGGACTTCGGATACGAGCGATACGTTGACTACATGCTCGACGTGCCGATGTACTTCGTCTTCCGTGACGGGAAGTACATCGATGCAGCGGGCCTCAGCTTCCGCGACTTCCTCGATGGCAAGCTGTCGGTCCTGCCCGGCGAGAAGCCGACGCAGAGCGACTGGTGGGATCACCTGTCGACCGCCTTCCCCGAAGTGCGCCTCAAGAGCTTCCTCGAAATGCGCGGCGCCGATGGCGGCCCGTGGAGCCGCATCTGTGCCCTTCCCGCCTTCTGGGTCGGCCTGCTCTACGACCAGGGCGCGCTCGATGCCGCGTGGGACTTGGTCAAGGGCTGGTCGATGGACGAGCGCGAGGCCCTGCGCAACGCGGTGCCGAAGCTTGCTCTGGATGCCGAAATCCCCGGTGGCGGCAAGCTGCGCGACCTTGCCCGCGAGGTACTGAAGATTTCCCGCGCTGGCCTTACCGCACGCGGCAAGCTCAATTCCTCCGGCGACAACGAGACGGGCTTCCTCGAAACGCTCGACGAGATCGTCGCCAGCGGAAAGGTCCCGGCGCAGGTCCTCCTCGACCGTTACAACGGCGAATGGGGCGGAGACATCAAGCGCGTCTACAAATACAGTTTCTGA